A region of Osmerus eperlanus chromosome 9, fOsmEpe2.1, whole genome shotgun sequence DNA encodes the following proteins:
- the rab11fip5a gene encoding mucin-2 isoform X1, producing the protein MSSLNVDDDQRWVPTHVQVTVLRGRGLRAKGKHGTSDVYTIIQVGKEKYSTCVVEKTTSPEWKEECSFELLPGVLEDGGRSAYPPGSSDVILTVMHRALIGLDVFLGQAVIPLDKAFQDNICMRNEWYKLNSKTGKKEKERGDIQVTIQFTRNNLTASMYNLSIKDKQRSAFGKLKDRMRGKKRSSEEDSSSAALPAGYGTLRTRLPSDGGGEEEYEDDEGGEGRRSKMRNFFLRGKLRKSSDTRSSTSLGSESSESSSRGGSLSPTAGISVVVSDLSNSPSNSSNLTDNSPEHTAGTSPQLSPHKCDLSQETGEISFPVPPPPVNGNHVYDSQSQVAVSEEGSVSLRPLQKSLPLSVSLQNLRARAEAPGGGRAADGRRWSFDKAGDEEKAAIAAALELAGVALGEEERLLERVAATTLAAVEADSQGRKQGRNVFAHRREESAGEQSRDESEQARGPAEEKQKGWFGSKDSHSKPSLMVSTKLEPSSESPTTPHPPAPLLTPSSVSLGTLRHTNPFCPSQSPPTPMSPSNPFLPLLQCNPFYEDILADKAINPALPPLPYPSSSTPRPPPPPPSSSPSNPNPTLLGERPLTEGHCGKEASVTVRKRPLPPIPSEDNNLTVQRSSNPFSPSGRAAVGQEVVWDDSFEAFAANRLKSPEEADRHCGPQDTAGTHTTHPLLDAAAGPWTRDSHTHHSHLNVNSALHPSPTAGATLMASTSSSSPEGNTNHMKLLHTQQHDMSAHLSPAQNGLEAHLDGSKTTNPAATSPELMSGCETKHIILTANTVEMSTNAHEHPNTHPSFSSPSPRAGLELEHIKVTSSPGPVGVDRLVEEEVTSSPGPVGVDRLVEEEEEITSSPGPVGVDRLVEEEVIPSPGPVGVDRLVEEEITSSPGPVGVDPTSSETGSTAPVSFEPRLGVPSPQRPGEKREKNPNLEMKDSVAGSAEDAKLSISVTTDDVEANASVSDDDHSLTTPLFYIMTSSPGDGGPLKSSPLSMASGMPSVIQGPPKPARLFSNSLNTSQIRTSPSQGFDGVLLNPRVLDLSPGTPNILYESADSQQYQSCHSQQSSRASSLSGEGHRMETLPPTLPSQSGEEVDCEVGALSWPVTGCKNTVPWELEEEEEQSEGCRVSGNVHIQSEASSLVRMSADEERDAALQPRFLLEDCLSEPHLETHSGAPSDGSRSPPGAEKEGGRGTQAVGSGDQCSEHSPLQPGALHRSLSEGTVTAGLQDLSSSFGSDPGVNLDTSSVRPDPSLPASPNPCPLTASSSTSAPPSLPVPATLRSSVSLALPTACVPAAIGAPHAAMLPPDTQQAANQENSPHAVKPLSVPAEEKGRSALASGLEKLRSTIHPGRSGQLAGPEPERRKSLTEGAGSYYHLTHSELVSLLLRREADLERQRAEFERQGTLLGRREAELRRLKPQVRDLEDYIDTLLVRIMEQTPTLLQVRTKLK; encoded by the exons ATGTCCTCCCTAAATGTAGACGACGATCAGAGATGGGTGCCTACACACGTCCAGGTGACAGTTCTGCGGGGCAGGGGGTTGCGAGCCAAGGGCAAACACGGGACCAGCGACGTCTACACCATTATTCAGGTGGGGAAGGAGAAGTACTCGACTTGTGTGGTGGAAAAGACCACCTCTCCCGAATGGAAAGAGGAATGTTCTTTCGAGTTGTTACCGGGGGTGTTGGAGGATGGGGGACGGAGCGCATACCCCCCGGGGAGCAGCGATGTGATCCTCACGGTGATGCACCGGGCGCTTATCGGTCTGGATGTGTTTCTCGGACAAGCTGTGATCCCACTGGATAAGGCCTTTCAGGACAATATATGCATGAGAAACGA GTGGTACAAGCTCAACTCCAAGAcagggaagaaggagaaggagagaggagacatccAGGTCACCATCCAGTTCACCCGCAACAACCTGACGGCCAGCATGTACAACCTCTCCATCAAGGACAAGCAGCGCTCCGCCTTTGGCAAGCTGAAGGACCGCATGAGGGGCAAGAAGAGGAGCAGCGAGGAGGACTCCTCCTCCGCCGCCCTGCCCGCGGGCTACGGGACGCTGCGGACGCGTCTGCCCAGCGACGGCGGCGGCGAGGAGGAGTACGAGGACGACGAGGGAGGCGAGGGGCGCCGCAGCAAGATGAGGAACTTCTTCCTGAGGGGGAAGCTGCGGAAGTCGTCGGACACGCGCTCCAGCACGTCGCTGGGCTCGGAGAGCAGCGAGTCGTCGTCACGCGGTGGCAGCCTCAGCCCCACGGCAGGCATCAGCGTGGTGGTGTCAGACCTGTCTAACTCGcccagcaacagcagcaacCTGACCGACAACAGCCCTG AGCACACGGCCGGTACTTCGCCCCAGCTGTCGCCACACAAGTGCGACCTCAGCCAGGAGACCGGCGAGATCTCCTTCCCCGTGCCGCCGCCGCCCGTCAACGGAAACCACGTGTACGACAGCCAATCCCAGGTGGCGGTCTCGGAGGAAGGCTCCGTGTCTCTGCGGCCGCTGCAGAAGTCTCTTCCACTGTCTGTGTCGCTGCAGAACCTGCGTGCCCGGGCCGAGGCGCCGGGCGGGGGGCGGGCGGCGGATGGCCGGCGCTGGTCGTTTGACAAGGCGGGCGATGAAGAGAAGGCGGCCATAGCAGCGGCGCTGGAGCTGGCGGGCGTggcgctgggggaggaggagcggctcCTGGAGCGGGTTGCCGCCACCACCCTCGCCGCCGTGGAGGCCGACAGCCAGGgcaggaagcaggggaggaacGTGTTCGCTCacaggagggaggagtctgCGGGAGAACAGAGCCGGGACGAGTCGGAGCAGGCCCGCGGCCCTGccgaggagaagcagaaaggcTGGTTCGGATCAAAGGACTCCCACAGCAAACCCAG CCTGATGGTGTCCACTAAACTAGAGCCCAGCTCAGagtcccccaccaccccacaccctcctgcccccttgctaactccttcctctgtctccctggggACCCTACGTCACACTAACCCCTTCTGCCCCTCAcagagcccccccacccccatgtccccctccaaccccttcctccccctcctgcagtgTAACCCTTTCTACGAGGACATTCTGGCTGACAAGGCTATAAATCCGGCTCTGCCCCCTCTGCCTTACCCCTCCAGCTctacccctcgcccccccccaccgcccccctcctccagccccagtaaccctaaccccaccctgcTCGGAGAACGTCCCCTCACAGAGGGGCACTGCGGGAAGGAAGCTAGCGTCACAGTCAGGAAACGACCCCTCCCGCCGATCCCGTCCGAGGACAACAACCTGACCGTCCAGAGATCGTCCAATCCCTTCTCCCCGTCTGGCAGGGCTGCGGTGGGACAGGAAGTCGTGTGGGACGACTCCTTCGAAGCTTTCGCTGCGAACAGGTTGAAGTCTCCAGAGGAAGCTGACAGGCACTGCGGCCCACAGGACACGGCGGGGACGCACACAACTCACCCTCTGCTGGACGCAGCGGCTGGACCCTGGACTAGAGACAGTCACACGCATCACTCGCATCTGAATGTAAactctgctctccacccctcccctactGCCGGTGCCACTCTGATGGCatccacatcctcctcctcacctgagggAAACACCAATCACATGAAGCTCctgcacacacaacaacatgaCATGTCAGCTCACCTTAGCCCAGCCCAGAACGGCCTTGAAGCACACCTTGATGGGTCAAAGACCACTAATCCTGCTGCTACCTCACCTGAGCTGATGTCAGGGTGTGAGACCAAGCATATTATCCTCACTGCCAACACTGTTGAGATGTCCACTAACGCACATGAacatcccaacacacacccatcatTCAGCTCCCCAAGCCCACGTGCAGGCCTGGAGTTGGAGCACATAAAGGTCACCTccagccctggtcctgtaggagtagacaggctggtggaggaggaggtcacctccagccctggtcctgtaggagtagacaggctggtggaggaggaggaggaaatcacctccagccctggtcctgtaggagtagacaggctggtggaggaggaggtcatccccagccctggtcctgtaggagtagacaggctggtggaggaggagatcacctccagccctggtcctgtaggAGTAGATCCCACATCTTCTGAGACAGGCTCTACAGCCCCAGTCTCCTTCGAGCCAAGGCTGGGGGTTCCATCTCCACAGAGgcctggagagaagagagagaagaaccctAACCTAGAAATGAAAGATTCAGTTGCTGGTTCTGCAGAGGATGCTAAGCTTTCCATCTCCGTCACAACGGACGATGTTGAGGCAAACGCTTCCGTTTCAGATGATGACCACTCTTTGACCACACCCTTGTTTTATATCATGACCTCCTCCCCTGGCGACGGTGGCCCTCTGAAGTCATCTCCTCTCAGCATGGCCTCAGGGATGCCCAGCGTTATCCAGGGTCCTCCCAAACCAGCCAGGCTCTTCAGCAACTCCCTCAACACCAGCCAGATAAGAACCAGTCCTAGCCAAGGCTTCGATGGCGTGCTGTTAAACCCCAGAGTGCTTGACCTGAGCCCTGGCACTCCCAACATTCTGTACGAGAGTGCTGACTCACAGCAGTACCAGTCCTGCCACTCCCAGCAGTCCTCCAGGGCCTCTAGCCTCTCAGGTGAGGGACACAGGATGGAGACGCTTCCCCCAACACTCCCCTCCCAGAGTGGGGAGGAAGTTGACTGCGAGGTGGGGGCTTTGTCTTGGCCTGTTACTGGCTGCAAGAACACAGTTCCCTgggagctggaggaagaggaggagcagtctGAGGGTTGTAGGGTGTCTGGTAACGTTCACATCCAATCGGAAGCATCCAGTCTTGTCAGGATGAGTgcggatgaggagagagacgcAGCTCTCCAACCACGTTTCCTGCTCGAGGACTGCCTTTCGGAACCTCATCTAGAAACGCACTCCGGAGCACCCAGCGACGGGAGCCGCTCACCGCCCGGGgctgagaaggaaggaggaagggggaccCAGGCTGTCGGGTCAGGTGACCAGTGTTCAGAACACTCTCCTCTTCAGCCCGGGGCGCTCCATCGCTCCCTCTCCGAGGGCACGGTCACGGCTGGTCTCCAGGATCTGTCATCCTCGTTCGGTAGCGACCCCGGCGTGAACCTGGACACCTCCTCTGTCCGACCTGACCcctcccttcctgcctctcccaaCCCCTGTCCTCTAACCGCCAGTAGCTCCACCtcagctcctccctccctccctgtccctgccaCGCTGAGGTCATCAGTCAGCCTGGCCCTGCCCACTGCCTGTGTCCCCGCTGCGATTGGTGCACCGCATGCTGCCATGCTGCCCCCGGACACACAGCAGGCAGCCAATCAGGAGAACAG CCCCCATGCTGTGAAGCCCCTGAGCGTGCCGGCGGAGGAGAAAGGCCGCTCGGCGTTGGCCAGCGGCCTGGAGAAGCTTCGATCCACCATCCACCCGGGGAGGAGCGGACAGCTGGCCGGGCCGgagccagagaggaggaag tcgCTGACAGAAGGGGCGGGGTCCTACTACCACCTGACCCACAGCGAGCTGGTGTCGCTGCTGCTGCGGCGGGAGGCGGATCTTGAGAGGCAGAGGGCGGAGTTTGAGCGCCAGGGCACCCTGCTGGGGCGGAGGGAGGCGGAGCTGCGCCGGCTGAAGCCCCAGGTGAGAGACCTGGAGGACTACATCGACACGCTGCTGGTCCGCATCATGGAGCAGACACCCACCCTGCTGCAAGTACGCACCAAGCTCAAGTGA
- the rab11fip5a gene encoding mucin-2 isoform X2 — protein sequence MHARWYKLNSKTGKKEKERGDIQVTIQFTRNNLTASMYNLSIKDKQRSAFGKLKDRMRGKKRSSEEDSSSAALPAGYGTLRTRLPSDGGGEEEYEDDEGGEGRRSKMRNFFLRGKLRKSSDTRSSTSLGSESSESSSRGGSLSPTAGISVVVSDLSNSPSNSSNLTDNSPEHTAGTSPQLSPHKCDLSQETGEISFPVPPPPVNGNHVYDSQSQVAVSEEGSVSLRPLQKSLPLSVSLQNLRARAEAPGGGRAADGRRWSFDKAGDEEKAAIAAALELAGVALGEEERLLERVAATTLAAVEADSQGRKQGRNVFAHRREESAGEQSRDESEQARGPAEEKQKGWFGSKDSHSKPSLMVSTKLEPSSESPTTPHPPAPLLTPSSVSLGTLRHTNPFCPSQSPPTPMSPSNPFLPLLQCNPFYEDILADKAINPALPPLPYPSSSTPRPPPPPPSSSPSNPNPTLLGERPLTEGHCGKEASVTVRKRPLPPIPSEDNNLTVQRSSNPFSPSGRAAVGQEVVWDDSFEAFAANRLKSPEEADRHCGPQDTAGTHTTHPLLDAAAGPWTRDSHTHHSHLNVNSALHPSPTAGATLMASTSSSSPEGNTNHMKLLHTQQHDMSAHLSPAQNGLEAHLDGSKTTNPAATSPELMSGCETKHIILTANTVEMSTNAHEHPNTHPSFSSPSPRAGLELEHIKVTSSPGPVGVDRLVEEEVTSSPGPVGVDRLVEEEEEITSSPGPVGVDRLVEEEVIPSPGPVGVDRLVEEEITSSPGPVGVDPTSSETGSTAPVSFEPRLGVPSPQRPGEKREKNPNLEMKDSVAGSAEDAKLSISVTTDDVEANASVSDDDHSLTTPLFYIMTSSPGDGGPLKSSPLSMASGMPSVIQGPPKPARLFSNSLNTSQIRTSPSQGFDGVLLNPRVLDLSPGTPNILYESADSQQYQSCHSQQSSRASSLSGEGHRMETLPPTLPSQSGEEVDCEVGALSWPVTGCKNTVPWELEEEEEQSEGCRVSGNVHIQSEASSLVRMSADEERDAALQPRFLLEDCLSEPHLETHSGAPSDGSRSPPGAEKEGGRGTQAVGSGDQCSEHSPLQPGALHRSLSEGTVTAGLQDLSSSFGSDPGVNLDTSSVRPDPSLPASPNPCPLTASSSTSAPPSLPVPATLRSSVSLALPTACVPAAIGAPHAAMLPPDTQQAANQENSPHAVKPLSVPAEEKGRSALASGLEKLRSTIHPGRSGQLAGPEPERRKSLTEGAGSYYHLTHSELVSLLLRREADLERQRAEFERQGTLLGRREAELRRLKPQVRDLEDYIDTLLVRIMEQTPTLLQVRTKLK from the exons ATGCATGCACG GTGGTACAAGCTCAACTCCAAGAcagggaagaaggagaaggagagaggagacatccAGGTCACCATCCAGTTCACCCGCAACAACCTGACGGCCAGCATGTACAACCTCTCCATCAAGGACAAGCAGCGCTCCGCCTTTGGCAAGCTGAAGGACCGCATGAGGGGCAAGAAGAGGAGCAGCGAGGAGGACTCCTCCTCCGCCGCCCTGCCCGCGGGCTACGGGACGCTGCGGACGCGTCTGCCCAGCGACGGCGGCGGCGAGGAGGAGTACGAGGACGACGAGGGAGGCGAGGGGCGCCGCAGCAAGATGAGGAACTTCTTCCTGAGGGGGAAGCTGCGGAAGTCGTCGGACACGCGCTCCAGCACGTCGCTGGGCTCGGAGAGCAGCGAGTCGTCGTCACGCGGTGGCAGCCTCAGCCCCACGGCAGGCATCAGCGTGGTGGTGTCAGACCTGTCTAACTCGcccagcaacagcagcaacCTGACCGACAACAGCCCTG AGCACACGGCCGGTACTTCGCCCCAGCTGTCGCCACACAAGTGCGACCTCAGCCAGGAGACCGGCGAGATCTCCTTCCCCGTGCCGCCGCCGCCCGTCAACGGAAACCACGTGTACGACAGCCAATCCCAGGTGGCGGTCTCGGAGGAAGGCTCCGTGTCTCTGCGGCCGCTGCAGAAGTCTCTTCCACTGTCTGTGTCGCTGCAGAACCTGCGTGCCCGGGCCGAGGCGCCGGGCGGGGGGCGGGCGGCGGATGGCCGGCGCTGGTCGTTTGACAAGGCGGGCGATGAAGAGAAGGCGGCCATAGCAGCGGCGCTGGAGCTGGCGGGCGTggcgctgggggaggaggagcggctcCTGGAGCGGGTTGCCGCCACCACCCTCGCCGCCGTGGAGGCCGACAGCCAGGgcaggaagcaggggaggaacGTGTTCGCTCacaggagggaggagtctgCGGGAGAACAGAGCCGGGACGAGTCGGAGCAGGCCCGCGGCCCTGccgaggagaagcagaaaggcTGGTTCGGATCAAAGGACTCCCACAGCAAACCCAG CCTGATGGTGTCCACTAAACTAGAGCCCAGCTCAGagtcccccaccaccccacaccctcctgcccccttgctaactccttcctctgtctccctggggACCCTACGTCACACTAACCCCTTCTGCCCCTCAcagagcccccccacccccatgtccccctccaaccccttcctccccctcctgcagtgTAACCCTTTCTACGAGGACATTCTGGCTGACAAGGCTATAAATCCGGCTCTGCCCCCTCTGCCTTACCCCTCCAGCTctacccctcgcccccccccaccgcccccctcctccagccccagtaaccctaaccccaccctgcTCGGAGAACGTCCCCTCACAGAGGGGCACTGCGGGAAGGAAGCTAGCGTCACAGTCAGGAAACGACCCCTCCCGCCGATCCCGTCCGAGGACAACAACCTGACCGTCCAGAGATCGTCCAATCCCTTCTCCCCGTCTGGCAGGGCTGCGGTGGGACAGGAAGTCGTGTGGGACGACTCCTTCGAAGCTTTCGCTGCGAACAGGTTGAAGTCTCCAGAGGAAGCTGACAGGCACTGCGGCCCACAGGACACGGCGGGGACGCACACAACTCACCCTCTGCTGGACGCAGCGGCTGGACCCTGGACTAGAGACAGTCACACGCATCACTCGCATCTGAATGTAAactctgctctccacccctcccctactGCCGGTGCCACTCTGATGGCatccacatcctcctcctcacctgagggAAACACCAATCACATGAAGCTCctgcacacacaacaacatgaCATGTCAGCTCACCTTAGCCCAGCCCAGAACGGCCTTGAAGCACACCTTGATGGGTCAAAGACCACTAATCCTGCTGCTACCTCACCTGAGCTGATGTCAGGGTGTGAGACCAAGCATATTATCCTCACTGCCAACACTGTTGAGATGTCCACTAACGCACATGAacatcccaacacacacccatcatTCAGCTCCCCAAGCCCACGTGCAGGCCTGGAGTTGGAGCACATAAAGGTCACCTccagccctggtcctgtaggagtagacaggctggtggaggaggaggtcacctccagccctggtcctgtaggagtagacaggctggtggaggaggaggaggaaatcacctccagccctggtcctgtaggagtagacaggctggtggaggaggaggtcatccccagccctggtcctgtaggagtagacaggctggtggaggaggagatcacctccagccctggtcctgtaggAGTAGATCCCACATCTTCTGAGACAGGCTCTACAGCCCCAGTCTCCTTCGAGCCAAGGCTGGGGGTTCCATCTCCACAGAGgcctggagagaagagagagaagaaccctAACCTAGAAATGAAAGATTCAGTTGCTGGTTCTGCAGAGGATGCTAAGCTTTCCATCTCCGTCACAACGGACGATGTTGAGGCAAACGCTTCCGTTTCAGATGATGACCACTCTTTGACCACACCCTTGTTTTATATCATGACCTCCTCCCCTGGCGACGGTGGCCCTCTGAAGTCATCTCCTCTCAGCATGGCCTCAGGGATGCCCAGCGTTATCCAGGGTCCTCCCAAACCAGCCAGGCTCTTCAGCAACTCCCTCAACACCAGCCAGATAAGAACCAGTCCTAGCCAAGGCTTCGATGGCGTGCTGTTAAACCCCAGAGTGCTTGACCTGAGCCCTGGCACTCCCAACATTCTGTACGAGAGTGCTGACTCACAGCAGTACCAGTCCTGCCACTCCCAGCAGTCCTCCAGGGCCTCTAGCCTCTCAGGTGAGGGACACAGGATGGAGACGCTTCCCCCAACACTCCCCTCCCAGAGTGGGGAGGAAGTTGACTGCGAGGTGGGGGCTTTGTCTTGGCCTGTTACTGGCTGCAAGAACACAGTTCCCTgggagctggaggaagaggaggagcagtctGAGGGTTGTAGGGTGTCTGGTAACGTTCACATCCAATCGGAAGCATCCAGTCTTGTCAGGATGAGTgcggatgaggagagagacgcAGCTCTCCAACCACGTTTCCTGCTCGAGGACTGCCTTTCGGAACCTCATCTAGAAACGCACTCCGGAGCACCCAGCGACGGGAGCCGCTCACCGCCCGGGgctgagaaggaaggaggaagggggaccCAGGCTGTCGGGTCAGGTGACCAGTGTTCAGAACACTCTCCTCTTCAGCCCGGGGCGCTCCATCGCTCCCTCTCCGAGGGCACGGTCACGGCTGGTCTCCAGGATCTGTCATCCTCGTTCGGTAGCGACCCCGGCGTGAACCTGGACACCTCCTCTGTCCGACCTGACCcctcccttcctgcctctcccaaCCCCTGTCCTCTAACCGCCAGTAGCTCCACCtcagctcctccctccctccctgtccctgccaCGCTGAGGTCATCAGTCAGCCTGGCCCTGCCCACTGCCTGTGTCCCCGCTGCGATTGGTGCACCGCATGCTGCCATGCTGCCCCCGGACACACAGCAGGCAGCCAATCAGGAGAACAG CCCCCATGCTGTGAAGCCCCTGAGCGTGCCGGCGGAGGAGAAAGGCCGCTCGGCGTTGGCCAGCGGCCTGGAGAAGCTTCGATCCACCATCCACCCGGGGAGGAGCGGACAGCTGGCCGGGCCGgagccagagaggaggaag tcgCTGACAGAAGGGGCGGGGTCCTACTACCACCTGACCCACAGCGAGCTGGTGTCGCTGCTGCTGCGGCGGGAGGCGGATCTTGAGAGGCAGAGGGCGGAGTTTGAGCGCCAGGGCACCCTGCTGGGGCGGAGGGAGGCGGAGCTGCGCCGGCTGAAGCCCCAGGTGAGAGACCTGGAGGACTACATCGACACGCTGCTGGTCCGCATCATGGAGCAGACACCCACCCTGCTGCAAGTACGCACCAAGCTCAAGTGA